From a region of the Rhodospirillales bacterium genome:
- the der gene encoding ribosome biogenesis GTPase Der, whose translation MLRVAIVGRPNVGKSTLFNRLAGRKLALVDDTPGVTRDWREAEARIGHLAFTAIDTAGFEDQTKGLEARMRRQTEAALARADAVLFLIDARAGITPLDRQFAAWLRAFAKPVILLANKCEGRAADAGRIEAFALGFGEAIPVSAEHGEGLGDVHDALGALGRPSADEAKTQPAEAARPLQLAILGRPNVGKSTLINRLIGEDRLLTGPEPGITRDAIAVPWSWRGRAIRLIDTAGLRRKAKVVEKLERLSAADTLRAVRFAEVVVLVVDATRPFEKQDLQLARLVEEEGRAFVLAVNKWDLVENRAATLRRLRETVESSLTQARGIALVTCSALAGTNLDRLMEAVFAAHAAWNRRIPTADLNRWLEVMCAAHPPPISQGFPIRIRYMTQTKTRPPTFLMFVTKPADLPRAYFRYLVNGLRQAFDLPGVPIRIETRKPANPYAGKKRSPEEMRKLSRKHRKGRR comes from the coding sequence ATGCTCCGGGTCGCCATCGTCGGCCGGCCCAACGTCGGCAAATCGACGTTGTTCAACCGTCTTGCCGGCAGGAAACTGGCCCTGGTCGACGATACTCCGGGCGTGACCCGCGACTGGCGCGAGGCCGAGGCGCGCATCGGCCATCTCGCCTTTACCGCCATCGACACCGCCGGGTTCGAGGACCAGACCAAGGGCCTGGAAGCGCGCATGCGGCGCCAGACCGAGGCCGCGCTCGCCCGCGCCGACGCGGTCTTGTTCCTGATCGACGCGCGCGCCGGGATCACGCCGCTTGATCGCCAGTTTGCGGCTTGGCTCCGTGCCTTCGCCAAACCGGTGATCCTGCTCGCCAACAAGTGCGAAGGCCGCGCGGCCGACGCGGGCCGGATCGAGGCGTTCGCGCTCGGCTTCGGCGAGGCGATCCCCGTATCGGCCGAGCACGGCGAAGGCTTGGGCGACGTGCACGACGCCCTCGGCGCGCTCGGCCGGCCTTCGGCGGACGAAGCGAAAACACAGCCCGCCGAAGCCGCGCGGCCGTTACAGCTTGCGATCCTCGGGCGGCCGAACGTCGGCAAATCAACTCTGATCAATCGTTTGATCGGCGAGGACCGGCTGCTGACCGGGCCCGAGCCCGGCATCACCCGCGACGCCATCGCCGTGCCGTGGTCGTGGCGCGGACGCGCCATTCGCCTGATCGACACGGCGGGGCTCAGGCGCAAGGCTAAGGTGGTGGAGAAGCTGGAGCGGCTTTCGGCCGCCGACACGCTGCGCGCCGTGCGCTTCGCCGAGGTGGTGGTGCTGGTGGTGGACGCGACCCGCCCGTTCGAGAAGCAGGATCTGCAGCTCGCCCGGCTGGTGGAGGAGGAAGGCCGCGCTTTCGTGCTCGCGGTCAACAAGTGGGATCTGGTCGAGAACCGGGCCGCCACCTTGCGCCGGTTGCGCGAGACGGTGGAAAGCTCGCTCACCCAGGCGCGCGGGATCGCCCTGGTGACGTGCTCGGCGCTCGCCGGAACCAACCTCGACAGGTTGATGGAGGCGGTGTTCGCCGCGCACGCGGCGTGGAATCGGCGCATCCCGACCGCCGATCTCAACCGCTGGCTGGAGGTGATGTGCGCCGCGCACCCGCCGCCCATCAGCCAGGGCTTTCCGATCCGCATCCGCTACATGACCCAAACCAAGACCCGGCCGCCGACGTTCCTGATGTTCGTGACCAAGCCCGCCGACTTGCCGCGGGCGTATTTTCGCTATCTGGTCAACGGGCTCCGCCAGGCGTTCGACCTGCCCGGCGTGCCGATCCGCATCGAGACCCGTAAGCCCGCCAACCCCTACGCCGGCAAGAAACGAAGCCCGGAGGAAATGCGGAAGCTGAGCCGCAAGCATCGCAAGGGGCGGCGGTAG
- a CDS encoding MFS transporter, translating to MDVTKSTMARRRNLGRLGTLILLWWVGANLRITMLALPPVIPLIHRDLDLNQTLIGLLNSLPTLMFALAAVFGSFLIARLGARRALLAGLLVVGAASGLRGAGLSESVIFTMTFFMGVGIAVMQPSLPAVVREWCPAEIGFATAIYANGLLVGEIFGAAVTIPLVLPLVGGSWPWALAVWAMPAFLTAAAVWALTSEAPRGARVGGMNWRLDWRDANGWRYGIALAGAASLYFSTNAFIPDLLAEREELGLVNAALTSLNACQLFSSALMILFPSRLIGNRLSLIAASLLGIASIGGLILQSGPAIVFWSGLIGFAASFVLIWTLAVPPLVAEPHDVHRLSALIFTIGYAYAFVSPVLGGFAWDVTRVPAAGFIPTVLGLGGSIVAALSLPAGLRPRPPTRA from the coding sequence ATGGATGTCACGAAAAGCACCATGGCGCGGCGGCGGAACCTGGGCCGGTTGGGCACGCTGATACTGCTGTGGTGGGTCGGCGCCAATCTGCGCATCACCATGCTCGCCTTGCCGCCGGTGATCCCGCTTATTCATCGCGACCTCGATCTCAATCAAACCCTGATCGGCCTGCTCAACAGCCTGCCGACGTTGATGTTCGCGCTGGCGGCCGTGTTCGGCTCTTTCCTCATCGCCCGGCTGGGCGCGCGCCGGGCCCTGCTGGCGGGATTGCTGGTGGTCGGCGCCGCTTCCGGCTTGCGCGGCGCCGGGCTTTCGGAATCGGTGATCTTCACCATGACGTTCTTCATGGGGGTTGGTATCGCCGTCATGCAGCCGTCGCTGCCGGCCGTCGTCCGGGAGTGGTGCCCGGCCGAGATCGGCTTTGCCACCGCGATCTATGCCAACGGCCTGCTCGTCGGCGAGATTTTCGGCGCCGCCGTCACCATTCCCCTCGTGCTGCCGCTCGTCGGCGGCAGCTGGCCGTGGGCCCTTGCCGTTTGGGCGATGCCGGCGTTCCTGACGGCGGCCGCGGTCTGGGCCCTCACATCCGAAGCGCCTCGCGGCGCCCGGGTGGGGGGCATGAACTGGCGGCTCGATTGGCGCGATGCCAACGGCTGGCGCTACGGCATCGCCCTGGCCGGGGCGGCCAGCCTTTATTTCTCGACCAATGCCTTCATCCCCGATCTTTTGGCCGAGCGGGAAGAACTCGGCCTCGTGAACGCGGCGCTCACGTCGCTGAACGCCTGCCAGCTTTTTTCGTCGGCCCTGATGATTCTGTTTCCTTCACGCCTAATCGGAAACCGATTGTCCCTCATCGCCGCCTCCTTGCTCGGCATCGCCAGCATTGGCGGATTGATCCTGCAATCGGGGCCGGCGATCGTTTTCTGGTCGGGACTGATCGGCTTCGCGGCCTCGTTCGTTCTGATTTGGACCCTGGCGGTGCCGCCGCTGGTCGCCGAACCCCACGACGTGCATCGGCTCTCGGCGCTGATCTTCACGATCGGCTACGCCTATGCCTTCGTCAGCCCCGTGCTCGGCGGCTTCGCGTGGGATGTCACGCGGGTGCCGGCCGCCGGATTCATTCCGACGGTGCTGGGCTTGGGCGGATCAATCGTCGCCGCCCTGTCATTGCCGGCCGGGTTGCGGCCGCGTCCGCCGACGCGGGCGTAG
- a CDS encoding amino acid synthesis family protein, which translates to MDIRKTVLIKETVQADGTGKPCKPITRVVAAAVVRNPFAGRYVEDLSPLFDIGGQLGEKLMGEAVRQLAGPAVSYGKGAIVGMAGDMEQGGATVHPKLGKPMRAAVGGGKAVIPSNVKVAAAGTALDLPLGHKDEPWSFDHFDTVTVAVADAPRPDEIVVCMAVSDGPRPHPRVGKGPIT; encoded by the coding sequence ATGGACATCCGCAAGACCGTGCTGATCAAGGAAACCGTTCAAGCCGATGGCACCGGCAAGCCGTGCAAGCCGATCACGCGCGTGGTGGCCGCCGCCGTGGTGCGCAACCCGTTCGCCGGGCGCTACGTCGAGGATCTGTCGCCCCTGTTCGACATCGGTGGCCAGTTGGGCGAAAAACTGATGGGCGAGGCGGTAAGGCAGCTCGCCGGGCCCGCCGTCAGCTACGGCAAGGGCGCGATCGTCGGCATGGCCGGGGACATGGAGCAGGGCGGCGCCACCGTCCACCCCAAGCTCGGCAAGCCGATGCGCGCGGCGGTGGGCGGCGGCAAGGCGGTGATCCCTTCCAACGTCAAGGTCGCCGCCGCCGGCACCGCCCTCGACCTGCCGCTCGGGCACAAGGACGAACCGTGGTCGTTCGACCACTTCGACACCGTGACCGTCGCCGTCGCCGACGCGCCGCGCCCGGACGAGATCGTCGTGTGCATGGCAGTCTCCGACGGCCCGCGCCCGCACCCGCGCGTCGGCAAGGGACCGATTACGTAG
- a CDS encoding hemerythrin domain-containing protein, whose amino-acid sequence MKLTDALLGEHAMLYETFDHLRAAAAGGAVGDIRAAMPVLERLLVAHARIEEELLFPSLEPRLGPMGPLAVMRAEHGELDELLRSAKTTDDPAGLQAIVGRLLDLAVNHFRKEEKVLFHMAERVLDRDTLARLGDQWAERRGVTLAPGGCMSAA is encoded by the coding sequence ATGAAACTGACCGACGCGCTGCTCGGCGAACACGCCATGCTCTACGAGACGTTCGATCACCTGCGGGCCGCGGCGGCGGGCGGGGCGGTCGGCGACATCCGCGCGGCCATGCCGGTTTTGGAAAGGCTTCTCGTCGCGCACGCCCGGATCGAAGAGGAACTTCTGTTTCCGAGCCTCGAGCCGCGCCTGGGACCGATGGGGCCGCTCGCGGTGATGCGGGCCGAGCACGGGGAGCTTGACGAGCTGTTGCGGTCGGCGAAAACGACCGACGATCCGGCCGGCTTGCAGGCGATCGTCGGACGGTTGCTCGATCTCGCCGTCAATCACTTCCGCAAGGAGGAAAAGGTCTTGTTCCACATGGCCGAACGCGTCTTGGACCGGGACACCCTCGCCCGTCTCGGCGACCAATGGGCCGAGCGCCGCGGGGTCACCCTTGCCCCCGGCGGCTGCATGAGTGCGGCGTAA
- a CDS encoding type II toxin-antitoxin system HicA family toxin has product MRLRPLAFREVRRRLMAAGWEEAGATGSHVKFAKRTQAGTRTAIVPKHREIAIGTLRSILRQAGISPDEFERL; this is encoded by the coding sequence GTGCGGCTTAGGCCGCTCGCGTTCCGCGAAGTCCGTCGCCGTTTAATGGCTGCGGGCTGGGAGGAAGCCGGGGCGACGGGAAGTCACGTCAAGTTTGCGAAACGGACACAGGCTGGCACGCGCACGGCCATCGTTCCCAAACACCGCGAAATCGCAATCGGAACCCTGCGAAGCATTCTCCGCCAAGCCGGCATAAGCCCGGACGAATTCGAGCGGTTGTAA
- a CDS encoding type II toxin-antitoxin system HicB family antitoxin, whose amino-acid sequence MAKPRKFTASIWREGKWFVAQCLEVDVASQGTSERAALRNLADALALHFAPPVATRAPKVRPVVVPTEAKKRAA is encoded by the coding sequence ATGGCCAAGCCCAGGAAATTTACGGCGAGCATCTGGCGCGAGGGCAAATGGTTCGTCGCCCAATGTCTCGAGGTCGATGTCGCGAGCCAGGGTACCAGCGAACGCGCGGCGCTGAGAAACCTGGCGGACGCGCTCGCATTGCACTTTGCCCCACCGGTCGCAACGCGCGCGCCCAAGGTGCGGCCGGTGGTGGTGCCGACCGAGGCCAAAAAGCGTGCGGCTTAG